One Verrucomicrobiaceae bacterium genomic window carries:
- the plsY gene encoding glycerol-3-phosphate 1-O-acyltransferase PlsY, translating to MTITTTLVASAVCGYLCGSLPFGYWAGKLRGIDIRQHGSGNIGATNVIRVLGKPIGIPVFLLDMLKGWLPVTLARSWMSGVDASPQMLSTAAVIAGFCAVLGHMFTFWLQFKGGKGIATTAGVLLGISAAGFIGGWIAWLVVFFATKYVSLASIAAALAVPSSMALMMWREQRWDGVLLGFGIVVMILAIVKHRANIQRLLAGTENRAGAKKAS from the coding sequence ATGACCATCACCACCACTCTCGTCGCCAGCGCTGTCTGCGGCTACCTGTGCGGCTCCTTGCCATTCGGCTATTGGGCCGGGAAACTACGTGGCATCGACATCCGCCAGCATGGCAGCGGCAACATCGGTGCCACCAATGTCATCCGCGTGCTCGGCAAGCCTATCGGCATCCCTGTTTTCCTGCTCGATATGCTCAAAGGCTGGCTGCCCGTGACTCTCGCACGCTCATGGATGAGCGGTGTGGATGCCAGCCCGCAGATGCTCTCCACAGCGGCTGTGATTGCCGGATTCTGCGCGGTGCTCGGTCACATGTTTACCTTCTGGCTTCAGTTCAAAGGCGGCAAAGGCATCGCCACCACAGCGGGAGTGCTGCTGGGCATTTCGGCAGCGGGATTCATCGGCGGCTGGATCGCGTGGCTGGTGGTCTTTTTTGCTACGAAATATGTTTCACTCGCCTCCATCGCAGCGGCGCTGGCAGTGCCTAGCTCGATGGCGCTCATGATGTGGCGTGAGCAGCGCTGGGACGGCGTACTGCTCGGATTCGGCATCGTGGTGATGATCCTCGCGATCGTGAAGCATCGTGCGAATATCCAGCGCCTGCTCGCAGGCACCGAAAACCGCGCTGGGGCGAAAAAAGCATCATGA
- a CDS encoding 5-(carboxyamino)imidazole ribonucleotide synthase, whose protein sequence is MSSYFPPPTTIGMLGGGQLGRMFALEARRAGYRVIIFTDEPSGCPAGQFADLEINAAYDDAAALQRFLSQVDVVTAEFENIPASCLEAVEAVKPLRPGAKAIFTTQHREREKLFLRENGIACAEFRVIEDLAGLEAAVTALGRPCVIKTAAFGYDGKGQCKVNADTDLATAWQPFTGHRAVVEQWVPFVCEVSVVGVRSADGKMAVHGCVENQHTHHILDVSISPARVEPAVKEQAIDLWEAVAEGLNYIGTMAVEMFVTADGRVLVNEIAPRPHNSGHYTIDACVTNQFQQQQRAVCGLPPGDPTQHTPAVMINLLGDIWPAPTQHPDWSPVLNHPRAKLHLYGKKEARPRRKMGHFTVLGDTIEEALEHALRIRQALGIG, encoded by the coding sequence ATGAGTTCCTACTTCCCTCCTCCCACCACCATCGGCATGCTCGGCGGCGGACAGCTCGGGCGCATGTTTGCCCTAGAAGCAAGGCGTGCAGGCTACCGTGTGATCATTTTCACCGATGAGCCCAGCGGCTGTCCCGCAGGCCAATTCGCCGATTTGGAGATCAATGCCGCCTACGACGACGCAGCGGCCCTCCAGCGCTTTTTGAGCCAAGTGGACGTCGTCACCGCTGAGTTCGAAAACATCCCCGCAAGCTGCCTAGAGGCCGTGGAGGCCGTCAAACCGCTGCGTCCCGGTGCCAAGGCCATTTTCACCACCCAGCACCGTGAACGCGAAAAACTCTTCCTTCGTGAAAACGGCATCGCTTGCGCCGAATTCCGCGTGATCGAGGACTTGGCAGGCCTGGAAGCCGCCGTCACCGCTCTCGGTAGGCCCTGTGTGATCAAAACGGCCGCTTTCGGCTACGACGGCAAAGGCCAGTGCAAAGTCAACGCAGACACCGATCTGGCTACAGCCTGGCAGCCCTTCACCGGCCACCGCGCCGTCGTGGAGCAATGGGTGCCCTTTGTCTGCGAAGTCAGCGTCGTCGGTGTGCGCAGCGCAGATGGCAAAATGGCCGTCCATGGCTGTGTGGAGAATCAGCACACGCATCACATCCTCGATGTCAGCATCTCCCCCGCCCGCGTGGAGCCCGCCGTGAAGGAGCAGGCCATCGACCTCTGGGAAGCAGTGGCCGAAGGCCTCAACTACATCGGCACCATGGCTGTGGAAATGTTCGTCACAGCCGATGGTCGCGTGTTGGTGAATGAGATCGCCCCACGCCCGCATAACAGCGGCCACTACACCATCGACGCCTGCGTCACCAATCAGTTCCAGCAGCAGCAGCGTGCCGTCTGTGGCCTGCCGCCCGGTGATCCCACCCAGCACACTCCCGCCGTGATGATCAATCTCCTCGGCGACATCTGGCCCGCTCCCACCCAGCACCCAGACTGGTCCCCAGTGCTCAATCACCCACGGGCCAAGCTCCACCTCTACGGCAAAAAAGAAGCCCGTCCCCGCCGCAAAATGGGCCACTTCACCGTCCTCGGCGACACCATCGAGGAAGCCCTGGAGCACGCCCTGCGCATCCGTCAGGCACTCGGAATCGGCTAA
- the purE gene encoding 5-(carboxyamino)imidazole ribonucleotide mutase, whose product MSENAASQPPTVGIIMGSSSDWPTMQNAAQVLADFGIPFEKKVVSAHRTPGLLYEYATTAAKRGLKIIIAGAGGAAHLPGMTASMTTLPVLGVPVQSRALSGVDSLYSIVQMPGGVPVATFAIGNAGALNAGLFAVSMLANENADLVAKLKAFRDRQTQKVLESQVELEK is encoded by the coding sequence ATGAGCGAAAACGCCGCCTCCCAACCGCCCACCGTGGGCATCATCATGGGCTCCAGCTCCGACTGGCCCACCATGCAAAATGCCGCCCAAGTGCTGGCAGATTTTGGCATTCCATTCGAGAAAAAAGTCGTCAGTGCCCACCGCACCCCCGGCCTGCTCTATGAATACGCCACCACCGCAGCCAAGCGCGGGCTAAAAATCATCATCGCAGGCGCTGGTGGAGCCGCTCACCTGCCCGGCATGACCGCGAGCATGACGACGCTGCCCGTTCTCGGCGTCCCGGTGCAAAGCCGCGCTCTCAGCGGCGTGGACAGCCTTTATTCCATCGTCCAGATGCCCGGCGGTGTGCCTGTCGCCACCTTTGCCATCGGCAATGCTGGAGCGCTCAATGCGGGGCTCTTCGCCGTATCCATGCTGGCCAATGAAAACGCCGATCTCGTCGCCAAATTGAAAGCCTTCCGTGATCGCCAGACTCAGAAGGTCCTGGAAAGCCAAGTGGAGCTAGAGAAATGA
- a CDS encoding ABC transporter permease: MTLPSLAWMGVFFALPAVNLFLMAFHPVDTTGEAGKGWTLEAWSVFAQPGYAAAAWRTLWMSGATTLICVLLALPVAWRVRLADAAWRPWLLLIVVLPFWTSFLVRVFSWRSLLQSGGPVASLLSALGVIDEGTMLLYHPAAVLLVMVYTSLPLAVLPLYAAMEKLNFSEYEAARDLGAGQWRAFVHVVLPAVKKGIIAAALLVGIPCLGSYVVPEMVGGLDAEMLGSKIGQRLFSDRNLPQAAALACGLALAAVPLVWLTLRRGKEDSA, encoded by the coding sequence ATGACGCTGCCCTCACTGGCGTGGATGGGCGTTTTCTTTGCGCTACCGGCGGTGAATCTATTCCTCATGGCCTTTCATCCGGTGGATACGACGGGGGAAGCGGGGAAGGGCTGGACGCTGGAGGCATGGTCGGTGTTTGCGCAGCCGGGCTATGCAGCAGCGGCATGGCGGACGCTCTGGATGAGCGGAGCAACGACGCTGATCTGCGTGCTGCTGGCGCTGCCTGTGGCCTGGCGTGTGCGGCTGGCGGATGCGGCGTGGAGACCGTGGCTGCTGCTGATCGTGGTGTTGCCTTTTTGGACGAGTTTTTTGGTGCGGGTGTTCTCTTGGCGATCCCTGCTGCAATCCGGCGGACCGGTGGCCTCATTGTTGAGCGCACTGGGCGTGATCGATGAGGGGACGATGCTGCTTTATCATCCAGCAGCGGTGTTGCTGGTGATGGTTTACACCTCACTCCCACTGGCCGTGCTGCCGCTGTATGCGGCGATGGAGAAGCTGAACTTCAGCGAGTATGAAGCTGCGCGGGATCTGGGTGCAGGGCAGTGGCGTGCCTTTGTGCATGTGGTGCTGCCTGCGGTGAAAAAGGGCATCATTGCCGCCGCGCTGCTCGTCGGGATACCATGTCTGGGCTCCTACGTGGTACCAGAGATGGTGGGTGGGCTGGATGCAGAGATGCTGGGTAGCAAAATCGGTCAGCGACTCTTTTCAGATCGGAATCTACCGCAGGCTGCGGCGCTGGCCTGTGGGCTGGCGCTAGCGGCGGTGCCGCTGGTATGGCTGACGCTGCGACGTGGGAAGGAGGACTCCGCATGA
- a CDS encoding zinc metallopeptidase codes for MVFLLIVVIAGLAFAASQWALGRYMTMMGKGSRVTSPTAHTGGEIALLFLQSEGVTDVQIVEHGGVVTDYFDPARRRLFLHRDIAQGTTLTAWATALHEAAHALHTDEEGLSEFKWRQSCIRMGRYLPVAALIAVGGLMVGRVMVPRIAILVFAAVFCLLVLLNVGTLPVEFAANRRLRDFLERHLAKHPQAHDRLRELLGVMAIREVGDVLRSPRYFFLSALPGAGSARPKR; via the coding sequence ATGGTTTTTCTCCTCATCGTTGTCATCGCAGGGCTCGCTTTTGCTGCCAGTCAGTGGGCATTGGGGCGGTATATGACCATGATGGGGAAGGGGAGCCGCGTGACCAGTCCCACAGCGCATACAGGTGGGGAGATCGCACTGCTTTTCCTGCAAAGTGAAGGCGTGACGGATGTGCAAATCGTGGAGCACGGAGGGGTGGTGACCGATTACTTCGATCCAGCGCGGCGGCGGCTCTTTCTTCACCGTGACATCGCGCAGGGCACGACGCTGACTGCGTGGGCAACAGCGCTGCATGAGGCTGCGCATGCGCTGCATACGGATGAGGAGGGCCTGTCGGAGTTCAAATGGCGTCAGAGCTGCATCCGCATGGGGCGCTATCTGCCGGTGGCGGCGCTGATCGCTGTGGGTGGGCTGATGGTAGGGCGTGTGATGGTGCCACGGATTGCGATCTTGGTCTTTGCGGCGGTTTTTTGCCTGCTGGTGCTGCTGAATGTGGGGACGCTGCCGGTGGAGTTCGCCGCGAATCGGCGGCTGCGGGATTTCTTGGAGCGGCACCTCGCCAAGCACCCGCAGGCGCATGACCGGCTGCGTGAGCTGCTGGGCGTGATGGCGATTCGCGAGGTGGGGGACGTGCTACGCTCTCCGCGTTACTTTTTCCTCAGTGCGCTGCCTGGTGCGGGCTCTGCGCGGCCTAAAAGATGA
- a CDS encoding c-type cytochrome, producing MRTLAASILAPFILTTPLHAVRPDAALPPSVSVENGARFADLDGDGFDDLVFSNAQNYAVILYNDVEKKNLGWLRGWTHVMREGHAGDAHALPLTTREDVELRDGALWVAGKSLMSFAELLRPPAPAPRSPAESMRAIHLKPGFQIDLVAAEPLVQDPIFIDWDAQGRMWVVEMGDYPFHVHQGVTHSGRVKTLTDENGDGIYDKAVTFLDRLQYPTGLAFWKKGVFVASVPDVAFHEDTDGDGIADKRSPILTGFREGNPQHLVNGFAWGLDGWLYGGNGDSGGIVTEVRSGKTFDLSGRDFRFQPETGEFQLIAGRAQYGRWRDDFGNWFSGNNSNLGWHYFLDDRYLARNPRLAVPTLRQNLNLSGTSVFPVSTPVRRLNQPQSVNKLTSGCSVIPFRDRLFPDSLFICEPANNLVHREVLVPDGISFTSRRAEDEQDREFLASEDHWSRFTQARTGPDGCLYVVDFYRLILEHPEWIPPQMIAHLDLFAGSDKGRIYRVSAAGQARKSAAIGIDSENGWARDTAQRLLIEQKGHYSPDTLHTTPAIVVQQLWTMHTLGTLTPAHLLTAAKSSSAQVREHAVRLAEDQPRVLAELHGLAADPDVRVRSQLAFSLGKSSDGTLHTLVARDPKDKNMLIAALSSSPDHPDAAQWYAALKSPAPQTAPALQIITHQNPDRSKVVAAYAKVAQIRGDATKGHALYLAACSACHRLRNEGTEIGPDLGTVAAKPTEQLLEAILDPNRAVEQRYLAHTLRTKDGKDHIGLLAEETANSITLKLAGSTEVILRADLLKSTPGTRSLMPEGLESVLQPQDIADILAWMREK from the coding sequence ATGCGCACTCTCGCGGCCTCCATTCTCGCTCCATTCATCCTCACGACTCCGTTACATGCCGTGAGGCCGGATGCGGCACTGCCGCCTAGTGTCTCGGTGGAAAATGGGGCTCGGTTTGCGGATTTGGATGGAGATGGCTTCGATGATCTCGTTTTCTCCAATGCCCAAAACTATGCCGTCATTCTCTACAATGACGTGGAGAAGAAAAATCTGGGCTGGTTGCGCGGATGGACGCATGTGATGCGGGAGGGCCATGCGGGGGATGCCCATGCGCTGCCGCTGACCACTCGGGAGGATGTGGAATTGCGTGATGGAGCACTGTGGGTCGCGGGGAAGAGCCTGATGAGCTTTGCAGAGCTCCTGCGTCCGCCTGCGCCAGCTCCACGCTCACCCGCAGAGTCCATGCGGGCCATCCACCTGAAGCCAGGGTTTCAGATCGATCTCGTCGCGGCAGAGCCGCTGGTGCAGGACCCGATTTTCATCGACTGGGATGCGCAGGGCCGCATGTGGGTGGTGGAGATGGGCGATTACCCATTTCATGTCCATCAGGGCGTCACGCATTCTGGTCGGGTAAAGACGCTGACGGATGAAAATGGCGACGGTATCTACGATAAGGCCGTCACCTTCCTCGATCGGCTGCAATACCCCACGGGACTGGCTTTTTGGAAAAAGGGCGTTTTTGTCGCCAGCGTGCCGGATGTGGCCTTTCACGAGGATACGGATGGAGACGGCATCGCGGACAAGCGCAGCCCCATCCTTACCGGATTCCGTGAGGGCAATCCGCAGCATTTGGTCAATGGATTTGCCTGGGGGCTGGATGGTTGGCTTTACGGTGGCAATGGTGATAGCGGCGGCATCGTGACGGAGGTGCGGAGTGGCAAGACTTTCGATCTCAGTGGCCGGGATTTCCGGTTTCAGCCTGAAACGGGTGAATTTCAACTCATCGCAGGCCGTGCGCAGTATGGCCGCTGGCGGGATGACTTCGGGAATTGGTTCTCTGGCAACAATAGCAACCTCGGTTGGCATTATTTCCTCGACGATCGCTACCTCGCGCGGAATCCGCGCCTCGCAGTGCCGACTCTGCGTCAAAATCTCAATCTCAGTGGCACCAGTGTGTTTCCTGTGAGCACTCCGGTGCGGCGTCTGAATCAGCCGCAGTCGGTCAATAAGCTCACCAGCGGTTGCAGCGTCATTCCTTTCCGAGACAGGCTTTTTCCAGATAGCCTGTTCATCTGCGAACCGGCGAACAATCTCGTCCACCGCGAGGTTTTGGTGCCGGATGGCATCAGCTTCACCAGCCGCCGAGCGGAGGATGAGCAGGACCGCGAGTTTTTGGCGAGTGAGGACCACTGGAGTCGCTTTACGCAGGCACGCACCGGGCCAGATGGCTGCCTCTATGTCGTGGATTTTTACCGGCTGATTCTTGAGCACCCAGAGTGGATTCCGCCGCAAATGATCGCCCATCTCGATCTCTTTGCAGGCAGTGACAAAGGGCGCATCTACCGCGTCAGCGCTGCTGGTCAGGCGCGGAAAAGCGCCGCGATAGGCATCGACTCGGAGAACGGCTGGGCACGCGATACGGCGCAGCGCCTGCTCATCGAGCAAAAGGGCCACTACTCGCCCGATACACTCCACACCACGCCCGCCATCGTCGTGCAGCAGCTCTGGACCATGCACACGCTCGGCACGCTCACGCCAGCCCACCTGCTCACAGCGGCGAAAAGCAGCTCCGCCCAGGTGCGTGAGCATGCCGTGAGGCTCGCGGAAGATCAGCCTCGCGTGCTGGCGGAGCTACACGGTCTCGCCGCTGATCCCGATGTGCGAGTCCGCAGCCAACTGGCCTTTTCGCTTGGCAAATCCAGCGATGGCACGCTGCACACGCTCGTCGCACGCGACCCGAAGGATAAAAACATGCTCATCGCAGCGCTGTCTTCATCACCAGATCATCCTGACGCGGCGCAATGGTATGCGGCACTGAAATCCCCTGCCCCACAGACCGCGCCTGCTCTCCAGATCATCACGCATCAGAATCCTGATCGCAGCAAAGTCGTCGCGGCTTATGCCAAGGTGGCCCAGATCCGTGGTGATGCGACGAAGGGCCACGCACTCTACCTCGCCGCCTGCTCCGCCTGTCACCGCCTGAGGAATGAAGGCACAGAGATCGGCCCCGATCTCGGCACCGTCGCTGCAAAGCCCACCGAGCAGCTTTTGGAGGCCATCCTCGATCCGAATCGAGCCGTGGAGCAGCGATACCTCGCCCACACCCTCCGCACAAAGGATGGGAAAGACCACATCGGCCTCCTAGCGGAGGAAACCGCCAATAGCATCACCCTGAAACTCGCTGGCAGCACAGAGGTCATCCTGCGGGCAGATCTTTTAAAGAGCACACCCGGCACTCGCTCGCTCATGCCTGAGGGGCTGGAATCGGTGCTCCAGCCGCAGGACATCGCGGACATCCTCGCCTGGATGCGGGAAAAGTGA
- a CDS encoding ABC transporter permease, with amino-acid sequence MNFRTISALVLRYLFLYTRTPMRLVELIFWPVVDLVVWGNVTVFIQKNTNPEFGNYVLFFLGGMILWDIMFRAQQGVAISFLEDVWTRNLLNIFVAPVRTAEYVSATFIVGTIRIAMTAVVLSVISWVGYSFNVFQLSWWLIPFFANLMLFGWSLGMISTALILRWGQAAESLAWAIPFFFQPVVAVFYNVDDMPAWSQPIAWCFPPTYIFEGMRAVMKTGTMNWSYLGYAVVLNFVFLALAGWLFVWILNLTRKRGLLTKFATQ; translated from the coding sequence ATGAATTTCCGCACCATCAGCGCCCTTGTTTTACGCTACCTATTCCTCTACACGCGGACGCCGATGCGTCTGGTGGAGCTCATCTTCTGGCCCGTGGTCGATCTGGTGGTGTGGGGGAATGTGACTGTGTTTATCCAGAAGAATACCAATCCAGAATTTGGCAATTACGTGCTGTTTTTCCTCGGTGGGATGATTCTCTGGGACATCATGTTCCGTGCACAGCAAGGAGTGGCCATTTCATTTTTGGAGGATGTCTGGACGCGGAATTTGCTGAACATTTTTGTCGCACCTGTTCGCACGGCTGAATATGTCAGTGCCACATTCATCGTTGGCACGATCCGCATTGCGATGACTGCGGTGGTTCTGAGTGTGATCTCGTGGGTTGGGTATTCCTTTAATGTGTTTCAGCTCAGTTGGTGGCTGATTCCGTTTTTTGCGAACCTGATGCTTTTTGGTTGGTCGCTGGGGATGATTTCCACGGCGCTTATCCTGCGTTGGGGGCAGGCAGCAGAGTCGCTGGCTTGGGCGATCCCGTTTTTCTTCCAGCCAGTCGTGGCGGTCTTTTACAATGTGGATGATATGCCAGCTTGGAGCCAGCCTATCGCATGGTGCTTTCCACCGACGTATATTTTCGAAGGAATGCGTGCGGTGATGAAGACGGGCACGATGAACTGGAGCTACCTCGGTTACGCGGTCGTGCTGAACTTCGTCTTCCTGGCCCTCGCAGGTTGGCTCTTCGTCTGGATTCTCAATCTCACACGCAAGCGCGGGCTGCTCACGAAGTTTGCCACGCAGTAG
- a CDS encoding amidohydrolase has protein sequence MKFALASLLLATALTAPAAETRDALFQKSIESMFESLVEIRRDIHAHPELPNEEVRTAKLVADRLKSLGFTEIQTGVAGTGVVALLQGGQSGPCVAVRADMDALPIKELRSTPYRSQNPGVMHACGHDVHTTCALGVAELLSRHKDQVKGSVKFIFQPAEEAMPATFKGDWGAKLMVTEGVMENPKPAAIFGLHTTAQVMPAGTTDDETHYLKAGQLGYTPGIDNANSDRFHIVIQGKMAHGSTPHKGVDAIAVSAEAIMALQMIKSRQTNTRQPLVISIGTIKGGDRENIIAEKVELGGTVRTYDAKFRDGIIEQMHRILKGITEAHGASYEMEYRKTYPSIQNDTTLLQATLPAFRRICGEKNVIELIPGMGGEDFSYFAQVVPGFYFRLGVANEEKGFTYGGHTPMYDCDEEAIKTGVAAMAAAVCDFLDSKAGGR, from the coding sequence ATGAAATTCGCCCTCGCCTCACTCCTCCTCGCCACCGCCTTGACCGCTCCCGCCGCAGAGACGCGGGATGCTTTGTTTCAAAAAAGCATCGAAAGCATGTTTGAGAGCCTCGTGGAGATCCGCCGGGACATCCACGCACACCCGGAACTACCCAACGAAGAAGTCCGCACCGCCAAACTCGTCGCCGATCGCCTCAAATCCCTCGGATTCACCGAAATCCAGACCGGCGTCGCAGGCACGGGCGTCGTCGCTTTGCTCCAAGGTGGCCAAAGTGGCCCCTGCGTCGCCGTGCGGGCCGACATGGACGCCTTGCCCATCAAAGAGCTGCGCAGCACGCCCTACCGCTCGCAGAATCCCGGTGTCATGCATGCCTGTGGGCATGATGTGCACACCACCTGCGCCCTCGGCGTCGCAGAGCTGCTCTCTCGGCACAAAGACCAAGTGAAAGGCAGTGTGAAATTCATCTTCCAACCCGCAGAGGAAGCCATGCCTGCTACTTTTAAAGGTGATTGGGGAGCCAAGCTCATGGTGACAGAAGGCGTCATGGAAAACCCGAAACCCGCCGCCATCTTCGGTCTCCACACCACCGCGCAGGTCATGCCCGCTGGCACCACCGATGATGAAACGCATTATTTAAAAGCCGGGCAGCTCGGTTACACCCCAGGCATCGACAACGCGAATAGCGACCGCTTCCACATCGTCATCCAAGGCAAAATGGCACACGGCAGCACACCCCATAAAGGCGTGGATGCCATCGCGGTATCCGCAGAGGCCATCATGGCCCTGCAAATGATCAAAAGCCGCCAGACGAACACACGCCAGCCCCTCGTCATCAGCATCGGCACCATCAAAGGCGGCGACCGTGAAAACATCATCGCCGAAAAAGTGGAACTCGGCGGCACTGTCCGCACCTACGACGCCAAATTCCGCGATGGCATCATCGAGCAAATGCACCGCATCCTCAAAGGCATCACCGAGGCCCACGGAGCCAGCTACGAGATGGAATACCGCAAAACCTACCCCAGCATCCAAAACGACACCACACTCCTCCAGGCCACGCTACCAGCCTTTCGCCGCATTTGTGGCGAGAAAAACGTCATCGAACTCATCCCCGGCATGGGCGGCGAGGATTTCAGCTACTTCGCCCAAGTCGTTCCCGGCTTCTACTTCCGCCTCGGCGTCGCCAACGAGGAGAAAGGCTTCACTTACGGCGGCCACACGCCGATGTATGACTGCGACGAGGAAGCGATCAAAACCGGCGTCGCCGCCATGGCCGCCGCCGTCTGCGACTTCCTCGATAGCAAAGCGGGTGGACGCTAG